A region from the Acyrthosiphon pisum isolate AL4f chromosome A1, pea_aphid_22Mar2018_4r6ur, whole genome shotgun sequence genome encodes:
- the LOC100158958 gene encoding uncharacterized protein LOC100158958: MFKMFATVWFLAALALAVVGQATNNDGDDDQRQGRGWNMLDGAKRSCVGLNGRPGICMGQSECTEANGKSVGRCFPFDACCSVTPNSCGGSSSSSITYFQSPEKFQDVCAYKINVRRNICQIRIDFERFSLGQPTKLTSESAYTCERDEFTLITNGNTKINVPVLCGENAGQHVYVPVNQQQSESRSNNNNHNNNNNKEQLTLKFRLTARDEDYSEPEPFWKLKITQLECQTTSTNWWKIKDIARQVWDWEDEERDASKSKYSLAPEGCLQYFTDRRGSFESFNYNRGMGHYLGNLNYATCFKRNQDTCGIKYEAVKFQMAYNQKLTGSTDRDCDTAADFALTTLAPGQTTSPAGTTPPPAETTSPTAGTTQPPAGTTPPPTETTAPPNDDEFETQPNGRSRRRPSERGVHNDYLLIPDGLYSGSRFASKYCDKSLENIDESTVKTQGPLYVAFVSDDYSNPNEDVEKGYKIDYSLTNTGC; this comes from the exons atgtttaaaatgttcgcGACAGTGTGGTTTCTAGCGGCTTTGGCATTAGCCGTCGTCGGACAGGCGACGAATAACGACGGCGACGATGACCAGCGTCAAGGCAGAG GGTGGAATATGCTGGATGGAGCCAAACGTTCTTGCGTCGGGTTGAATGGCCGACCAGGTATATGTATGGGCCAAAGCGAGTGCACTGAAGCTAACGGAAAGTCAGTGGGCAGGTGTTTTCCGTTCGATGCTTGCTGTTCGg ttacccCAAATTCGTGTGGTGGATCTTCGAGTTCAAGCATCACATATTTCCAAAGCCCTGAAAAATTCCAAGACGTATGTGCGTACAAGATAAACGTCAGACGAAACATTTGCCAGATAAG AATCGATTTCGAGAGATTTTCACTCGGCCAACCGACCAAACTTACGTCAGAATCAGCATACACGTGTGAACGTGACGAGTTTACATTGATTACAAACGGCAACACCAAAATAAACGTGCCCGTTTTATGCGGTGAAAATGCCGGTCAACATG tGTACGTGCCGGTGAACCAGCAGCAGTCAGAATCAAggagcaacaacaacaaccacaacaacaataacaacaaggAACAGTTGACATTAAAGTTCCGGTTGACCGCCAGGGACGAAGACTACTCTGAACCGGAACCATTTTGGAAATTGAAGATCACGCAATTGGAATGCCAAACGACGTCGACTAACTGGTGGAAGATTAAAGACATCGCACGCCAAGTTTGGGACTGGGAAGATGAGGAGAGAGACGCCTCGAAATCCAAGTACAGTCTAG CGCCAGAAGGTTGTTTGCAATACTTCACTGACAGACGTGGTTCGTTCGAAAGTTTCAACTACAACAGAGGCATGGGGCACTATTTGGGAAACTTAAATTACGCGACGTGTTTCAAAAGGAATCAAGACACGTGTGGAATCAA ATACGAGGCGGTGAAATTCCAAATGGCGTACAACCAGAAGTTGACCGGTTCCACGGACCGGGATTGCGACACTGCTGCTGACTTTGCGCTGACCACGCTCGCACCAGGACAGACCACTTCGCCCGCTGGAACCACTCCACCGCCCGCAGAAACCACTTCGCCGACAGCGGGAACCACTCAACCACCTGCGGGAACCACTCCACCACCCACGGAAACCACTGCACCACCGAACGATGACGAATTCGAAACGCAGCCGAACGGGCGTAGCAGGAGACGGCCTTCCGAACGTGGCGTCCACAACGACTACTTGCTCATACCGGACGGTCTTTATTCGGGCTCGCGATTCGCGTCTAAATATTGTGACAAGTCGCTGGAAAACATCGATGAAAGCACAG TCAAGACTCAAGGGCCCCTGTACGTGGCATTTGTCAGCGACGATTACTCGAATCCTAACGAAGACGTGGAAAAGGGATACAAGATCGATTATTCATTGACAAATACTGGGTGTTAA